The following coding sequences lie in one Danio rerio strain Tuebingen ecotype United States chromosome 3, GRCz12tu, whole genome shotgun sequence genomic window:
- the ftr42 gene encoding LOW QUALITY PROTEIN: tripartite motif-containing protein 16 (The sequence of the model RefSeq protein was modified relative to this genomic sequence to represent the inferred CDS: deleted 2 bases in 1 codon) — MAETRFSQDEFLCPVCLDLLKDPVAIHCGHSYCKSCITDFWNMEDEKGIYSCPQCRQTFSPRPALAKNTMLAEVVDKLKKTTPPADCYAGAEDVQCDACTGTKYKAIKSCLQCLESYCQTHFERHEEFHSRKPHKVIDATGRLQDMICPKHEKELEVYCITDQQCICELCKEYEHKNHKTVSAAAQRTEKQKELKETLVKLQERLQQRQKDLQQLRAAVESHKQSAQTAVEDTDRIFTELIYSIEKRRSELTQMIRDQEKTTRSRAERHMEQLEQEIEDLRRRNTELEQLSHTHHHIHFLQSFQSLSAPPESTDVSFSSLLCFDGLRESVSQLKVKLEDFCIEEIEKFTERVTKTVPKTRNDFLQYSHKLTLDLNTAHKLLHLSERNRIIICTETEQPYPDHPDRFDSWRQVLCRESVRGRCYWEIEWSGIKGVCISVSYKSISRKGFGNECVFGGNDQSWGLFCSTSRYSLWHNKKRSDLPLKPISRRIGVYVDVGAGTLSFYSIFDTMSLIHTVQTTFTQPIYPGFTVDPRSSVKLC; from the exons ATGGCAGAAACCAGATTTTCTCAGGATGAATTCTTGTGTCCAGTGTGTCTGGATCTCCTAAAAGATCCGGTGGCTATTCACTGTGGACACAGCTATTGTAAGAGCTGTATTACAGACTTCTGGAATATGGAAGATGAGAAGGGAATCTACAGCTGCCCTCAGTGCAGACAGACCTTTAGTCCAAGACCTGCTTTAGCTAAAAACACCATGCTGGCTGAAGTGGTCGACAAACTAAAGAAGACTACACCTCCTGCTGACTGTTATGCTGGAGCTGAAGATGTGCAGTGTGATGCCTGTACTGGAACAAAGTACAAAGCCATCAAGTCCTGTCTGCAGTGTCTGGAATCTTACTGTCAAACTCATTTTGAGCGTCATGAGGAGTTTCACTCTCGTAAACCACACAAAGTGATTGATGCAACTGGACGACTGCAGGACATGATCTGTCCAAAACACGAGAAAGAGCTAGAAGTCTACTGTATTACTGACCAACAGTGCATCTGTGAGCTGTGTAAGGAGTATGAACATAAAAACCACAAAACTGTATCAGCTGCAGCCCAGAGGACAGAGAAACAG AAAGAGCTGAAGGAGACACTGGTAAAGCTCCAGGAGAGACTCCAGCAGAGACAAAAAGATCTTCAGCAGCTGAGAGCGGCAGTGGAGTCTCATAAG CAATCTGCACAGACAGCAGTGGAGGACACTGACAGGATCTTTACTGAGCTCATTTACTCCATTGAGAAAAGACGCTCTGAGCTCACACAGATGATCAGAGATCAGGAAAAGACTACAAGGAGTCGAGCTGAAAGACACATGGAGCAATTGGAGCAGGAAATTGAAGATCTGAGAAGGAGAAACACTGAGCTGGAgcaactttcacacacacac catcacatCCATTTCCTGCAG AGTTTCCAGTCTCTCTCAGCTCCTCCTGAATCTACAGATGTTTCATTCAGTTCTCTCTTGTGTTTTGATGGCCTGAGAGAATCTGTTTCTCAGCTGAAAGTCAAACTGGAGGATTTCTGCATAGAGGAGATTGAGAAATTCACCGAGAGAG tcaccaaaacggtTCCCAAGACCAGGAACGACTTCCTACAAT ATTCCCACAAGCTCACTCTGGATCTTAACACAGCACATAAACTCCTCCATCTGTCTGAGAGAAACAGAATAATTATTTGTACTGAGACAGagcagccgtatcctgatcatccagacagatttgacaGCTGGCGTCAGGTGTTGTGTAGAGAGAGTGTgcgtggacgctgttactgggaaaTCGAGTGGAGTGGAATTAAAggtgtgtgtatatcagtgtctTATAAGAGCATCAGTAGGAAGGGATTTggtaatgagtgtgtgtttgggggTAATGATCAGTCCTGGGGGTTGTTCTGTTCTACATCCAGATACTCATTATGGcacaataagaaaaggtctgatCTCCCTCTAAAGCCCATTAGCCGTAGGATAGGGGTCTATGTGGATGTAGGTGCAGGAACTCTGTCCTTCTACAGCATCTttgacacaatgagcctcatccacactgtccagaccacattcactcaGCCAATCTATCCTGGTTTTACTGTTGATCCTCGATCATCTGTAAAACTGTGTTAA